One genomic window of Cannabis sativa cultivar Pink pepper isolate KNU-18-1 chromosome 2, ASM2916894v1, whole genome shotgun sequence includes the following:
- the LOC115719247 gene encoding homeobox-DDT domain protein RLT1 — protein MEESSEAHSEEKKVSQDNKKRRLKTPSQVMALEKFYNEHKYPTEEMKSELAVQLGLTEKQISGWFCHRRLKDKRVSKDEPCANGRQDRLSGVIQDLGSGLGQDSCGSTKHVDYRYVDPREVESQRLYGNDFPAADLTSDKKSLYTERGMDDTSSESSSSLQDRLLTPIEDPHSVETFRYLTQDGPIAPLSSKGTRTMGYKPSGYLKVKNEIENAAITAVKRQLGKQYQEDGPPLGVEFEALPPGAFESPIRDPVHEPYYVGNPVLSHPLNISGLKKQPSPGSRYEINNSKLSSKDPYMQQEGPGIIHGIGHQEAKPSNLMRQKSTYIDHAGSLSGRNSSLDNYDDSSYNNNHHRKKSSKHGVEGTSSDSFHNRLSHHSGKVPSKQAFSRVHDDDVSPEIVQRSEYFKPAVSARNYCEAPDMEERGISTMMAQEDKFFGEGKTRKDVKVKMKHVNEMTVAKRGKADFSQQENGTNSYVEILPHKNNTKGSALEMPSSFSEDETAETSSSAE, from the exons ATGGAAG AATCAAGTGAAGCACACTCAGAGGAGAAGAAAGTATCCCAAGATAATAAGAAAAGGCGACTCAAGACACCTTCACAAGTTATGGCTTTGGAGAAATTTTATAACG AACACAAATATCCTACAGAGGAAATGAAATCAGAACTTGCAGTACAGTTGGGATTGACAGAAAAGCAGATTTCTGGGTGGTTCTGCCACAGAAGGTTAAAAGACAAAAGAGTATCAAAAGATGAACCCTGTGCTAATGGGCGGCAAGATCGTTTAAGTGGGGTCATTCAGGACCTTGGTAGTGGACTTGGGCAAGATTCATGTGGTAGCACTAAACATGTAGATTATAGATATGTTGACCCAAGAGAAGTTGAAAGTCAAAGACTCTATGGGAATGATTTTCCAGCAGCAGATCTCACCAGTGATAAAAAGAGTCTTTACACTGAAAGAGGCATGGATGATACATCTTCAGAAAGTTCCTCATCCTTACAGGATAGGTTATTAACTCCAATTGAGGATCCTCACAGTGTGGAAACTTTTAGGTACCTCACACAGGATGGACCAATTGCACCCTTAAGTTCCAAGGGCACAAGAACCATGGGTTATAAGCCCTCAGGGTATTTGAAAGTTAAGAATGAAATAGAAAATGCTGCAATTACAGCTGTTAAGAGGCAATTGGGGAAGCAATATCAAGAAGATGGTCCACCACTGGGTGTAGAATTTGAAGCACTTCCTCCTGGTGCATTTGAATCACCAATCAGAGATCCTGTCCATG AACCCTACTATGTTGGAAATCCAGTTCTTTCTCACCCCTTGAATATTTCTGGATTGAAAAAGCAGCCCTCTCCTGGCAGT AGATACGAAATAAATAATTCCAAGCTGAGTTCCAAGGACCCATATATGCAGCAAGAAGGTCCTGGCATCATACATGGTAttggccatcaggaggcaaaaccTAGCAATCTAATGAGacaaaaatcaacttatatTGACCATGCTGGTTCTCTCTCTGGCCGAAATTCCTCCTTGGATAATTATGATGATTCTAGTTACAATAACAATCATCATCGTAAAAAGAGCTCTAAACATGGTGTTGAAGGAACGTCATCTGACTCCTTTCACAACCGTCTTAGTCACCATAGTGGGAAGGTTCCAAGCAAACAAGCATTTTCTCGTGTACATGATGATGATGTAAGCCCTGAGATTGTGCAGAGGAGTGAATACTTTAAGCCCGCAGTTTCAGCACGAAACTATTGTGAGGCACCTGACATGGAGGAAAGAGGGATATCCACCATGATGGCACag GAGGATAAATTTTTTGGAGAAGGCAAGACCAGGAAAGATGTCAAAGTAAAGATGAAGCATGTGAATGAAATGact GTTGCAAAAAGAGGGAAGGCTGACTTTTCACAACAAGAAAACGGCACAAATTCTTACGTAGAGATTCTACCTCATAAGAATAACACTAAAGG ATCTGCCTTAGAGATGCCATCAAGCTTCAGTGAGGATGAAACTGCAGAAACCAGTTCTTCAGCAGAGTGA